Proteins from one Panicum virgatum strain AP13 chromosome 7K, P.virgatum_v5, whole genome shotgun sequence genomic window:
- the LOC120640041 gene encoding transcription factor BHLH148-like, translated as MADPFFYLGQDSADEKYLMSLGLVLPPEPPAGSAFEAYQRRPTLLESRLMMMGRECRRHNNSGGGENVHRRMFGYYLRRIARRDDAAAGAAHSAPADNEAAVVPLPPHSSSRFRHIMRERLRRERLSQGFADLHALLPPSASSKGGKNDIVGTAVGYIRELEGRRGWLRARNQELLERAASSRARSGGAGAARNAAGGDMVVKVRDESEDFSAQLLTACEADTANTIHVLDLHVCHRLDPMETIGTRGVHEYGYLELIGTATSGDVLAEASSEKRWR; from the exons ATGGCAGATCCGTTCTTCTACTTGGGCCAAGACAGCGCCGACGAGAAATACCTAATGAGCCTCGGCCTGGTCCTCCCGCCGGAGCCGCCCGCGGGCAGCGCGTTCGAGGCGTACCAGCGGCGGCCGACATTGCTGGAGTCGCGCCTGATGATGATGGGCCGCGAGTGCAGGCGGCACAATAACTCCGGCGGCGGAGAGAACGTGCACCGGAGGATGTTCGGTTACTACCTGCGACGCATTGCTCGTCGTGACGACGCCGCGGCCGGAGCTGCGCACTCGGCGCCCGCGGACAACGAGGCTGCCGttgtgccgctgccgccgcacagCAGCTCGCGGTTCCGGCACATCATGCGCGAGCGGCTGCGGCGGGAGCGCCTCAGCCAGGGCTTCGCCGACCTCCACGCGCTCCTGCCCCCCAGCGCGTCGTCCAAA GGTGGCAAGAACGACATCGTCGGCACGGCGGTGGGCTACATCAGGGAGCTCGAGGGGCGGAGGGGGTGGCTCCGCGCGAGGAACCAGGAGCTGCTGGAGCGGGCTGCCAGCAGCCGCGCGCGCTCTGGTGGAGCCGGAGCAGCGAGgaacgccgccggcggggacatGGTGGTGAAGGTGCGAGACGAGAGCGAGGATTTTtctgcacaattgctgacagcatgtgaggcag ATACGGCGAACACCATCCACGTGCTGGATCTGCACGTATGTCACCGCCTAGATCCCATGGAGACCATCGGAACGAGAGGGGTGCACGAGTACGGCTACCTGGAATTAATCGGGACTGCGACCAGCGGAGACGTCCTCGCGGAGGCCAGTAGCGAAAAGCGGTGGCGCTAG
- the LOC120640611 gene encoding protein Rf1, mitochondrial-like isoform X1, whose translation MSSGARISSLFAATAASASSRPPRSLLDALSAATERARAGTLREADAHHLFDELLRQSARVPERALYGFLAALARAPPSAGCGDGPALAVALFNRVSRDSAAPRVLPPTAHTYGILMDCCLRMRRLDLALAFFARLLQTGLGVDAIAFTILLKGLCDSKRLDEALDMLLCRMPELGCVPNVISYSVLLKGFCSEKKIQQAVELLQFMAKEGGVCTPDVASYTTVIDALFKEGELAKACALFHDMVQQGISPCIVTYSCIIHALCKARAMDKAEMFFRQMVDKGVHPDSVIYTSIIHGYSTLGEVDKACDLFHEMVQRGVKPDLVSYSTLIAAHSRLGRLEDAMHVFTQMIDHGVPPNEAVYCCLIQGFCTHGDLVKVKELVSEMISKGMHLDIVFFSSVIDNLCKEGKVMKAQLVFDFIRRIGLSPDIIMYCSLMDGYCLIGEMKNALRVLDSMVSAGLEPNAVTYGTLINGYCKSGQIDNGLNIFREMLLKSVKPSTITYNIVINGLFRAGRTIAAKQKFHEMIESGIPVDIETYSTVLNGLFENNCFDEAVTLFKKLCSMNVKMDIVTLNTVISGMFKARRIEEAKHLFASIQAYGLVPCVLTYTLMMTNFINEGLLAEADDIFSAMEKSGCAPDSRLLNTVARALVGKGEIIRAANYLAKIDEKNFSLEASTIEMLISLFLRKDAWQEHIKLFPEKYQFLMGVSHI comes from the coding sequence ATGTCGTCCGGGGCCCGCATCTCCTCCTTGTTCGCCGCCACAGCCGCCTCGGCGTcttcgcggcctccgcgttCTCTCCTCGACGCCCTGTCCGCCGCCActgagcgcgcgcgcgccgggacGCTCCGCGAGGCGGACGCCCACCACCTGTTCGACGAATTGCTGCGCCAGTCCGCGCGCGTCCCGGAGCGCGCGCTCTACGGCTTCCTCGCTGcgctcgcccgcgcgccgccgtccgccggctgcggcgacggccccgccctcgccgtcgccctctTCAACCGCGTGTCGAGGGATTCAGCCGCCCCGCGGGTGCTGCCGCCAACGGCCCACACCTATGGCATCCTGATGGACTGCTGCCTCCGCATGCGCCGCCTGGACTTAGCGCTTGCCTTCTTCGCTCGCCTGCTCCAGACGGGCCTGGGAGTCGATGCCATCGCATTCACCATCCTCCTCAAGGGTCTCTGTGATTCAAAGCGATTGGACGAGGCTCTCGACATGCTGCTCTGCAGGATGCCTGAGCTTGGGTGTGTGCCCAATGTTATCTCGTACAGTGTTCTTCTGAAAGGTTTTTGCAGTGAGAAGAAAATCCAGCAAGCGGTTGAGCTGCTTCAGTTCATGGCCAAAGAAGGAGGTGTCTGCACGCCCGATGTGGCATCGTATACTACGGTCATCGATGCTCTCTTTAAGGAGGGTGAACTGGCTAAAGCATGTGCTCTGTTCCACGACATGGTGCAGCAGGGGATTTCACCTTGTATTGTGACGTACAGCTGTATTATTCATGCACTATGCAAGGCCAGAGCAATGGACAAGGCAGAGATGTTCTTCCGACAGATGGTTGATAAAGGGGTTCATCCGGACAGTGTTATATACACTAGCATAATCCATGGATATTCCACTTTGGGTGAAGTAGATAAAGCATGTGATCTGTTCCATGAGATGGTGCAGCGGGGAGTGAAGCCAGATCTAGTCAGCTACTCGACTCTAATTGCTGCACATTCCAGATTAGGGCGGTTGGAAGATGCTATGCATGTATTCACTCAGATGATTGATCACGGAGTGCCACCTAATGAGGCTGTTTACTGCTGCTTGATTCAGGGCTTCTGTACTCATGGTGATTTGGTGAAAGTCAAGGAATTAGTTTCTGAGATGATCAGTAAAGGTATGCATCTTGATATCGTGTTCTTTAGTTCAGTAATAGATAACCTTTGCAAAGAAGGAAAAGTTATGAAAGCACAACTTGTATTTGACTTCATTAGACGTATTGGGTTGTCCCCTGATATCATTATGTATTGTTCGCTGATGGACGGATATTGCTTGATTGGCGAGATGAAGAATGCATTGAGAGTACTAGATTCTATGGTGTCAGCTGGACTCGAACCTAATGCTGTAACTTATGGTACACTTATTAATGGCTATTGTAAAAGTGGACAAATTGATAATGGACTGAATATTTTCAGAGAAATGTTGCTTAAGAGTGTCAAGCCCTCAACTATTACATACAACATAGTTATAAATGGGTTATTTCGGGCTGGGAGAACCATTGCTGCAAAGCAAAAGTTCCATGAAATGATTGAAAGTGGAATACCAGTGGATATTGAAACATATAGCACTGTTCTTAATGGACTGTTTGAAAATAACTGCTTTGATGAAGCAGTCACTCTGTTCAAGAAATTATGTTCAATGAACGTGAAGATGGATATCGTAACTTTGAATACTGTGATTTCTGGAATGTTTAAAGCTAGGAGAATAGAAGAAGCTAAGCATTTGTTTGCTTCCATACAAGCCTATGGGCTGGTACCTTGTGTTTTGACATACACATTAATGATGACAAATTTTATAAATGAAGGGTTGCTGGCAGAGGCAGATGATATCTTTTCTGCAATGGAGAAGAGTGGTTGTGCCCCAGACTCTAGACTGCTAAATACTGTGGCCAGGGCATTAGTGGGAAAAGGTGAAATAATCAGGGCTGCAAATTATCTTGCTAAAATTGATGAGAAAAATTTCTCACTTGAAGCTTCAACTATTGAGATGCTTATTTCTCTCTTCTTAAGAAAAGATGCATGGCAGGAACACATAAAATTGTTCCCTGAAAAGTATCAGTTTCTTATGGGAGTCTCCCACATTTGA
- the LOC120640611 gene encoding protein Rf1, mitochondrial-like isoform X2: protein MSSGARISSLFAATAASASSRPPRSLLDALSAATERARAGTLREADAHHLFDELLRQSARVPERALYGFLAALARAPPSAGCGDGPALAVALFNRVSRDSAAPRVLPPTAHTYGILMDCCLRMRRLDLALAFFARLLQTGLGVDAIAFTILLKGLCDSKRLDEALDMLLCRMPELGCVPNVISYSVLLKGFCSEKKIQQAVELLQFMAKEGGVCTPDVASYTTVIDALFKEGELAKACALFHDMVQQGISPCIVTYSCIIHALCKARAMDKAEMFFRQMVDKGVHPDSVIYTSIIHGYSTLGEVDKACDLFHEMVQRGVKPDLVSYSTLIAAHSRLGRLEDAMHVFTQMIDHGVPPNEAVYCCLIQGFCTHGDLVKVKELVSEMISKGLLAEADDIFSAMEKSGCAPDSRLLNTVARALVGKGEIIRAANYLAKIDEKNFSLEASTIEMLISLFLRKDAWQEHIKLFPEKYQFLMGVSHI from the exons ATGTCGTCCGGGGCCCGCATCTCCTCCTTGTTCGCCGCCACAGCCGCCTCGGCGTcttcgcggcctccgcgttCTCTCCTCGACGCCCTGTCCGCCGCCActgagcgcgcgcgcgccgggacGCTCCGCGAGGCGGACGCCCACCACCTGTTCGACGAATTGCTGCGCCAGTCCGCGCGCGTCCCGGAGCGCGCGCTCTACGGCTTCCTCGCTGcgctcgcccgcgcgccgccgtccgccggctgcggcgacggccccgccctcgccgtcgccctctTCAACCGCGTGTCGAGGGATTCAGCCGCCCCGCGGGTGCTGCCGCCAACGGCCCACACCTATGGCATCCTGATGGACTGCTGCCTCCGCATGCGCCGCCTGGACTTAGCGCTTGCCTTCTTCGCTCGCCTGCTCCAGACGGGCCTGGGAGTCGATGCCATCGCATTCACCATCCTCCTCAAGGGTCTCTGTGATTCAAAGCGATTGGACGAGGCTCTCGACATGCTGCTCTGCAGGATGCCTGAGCTTGGGTGTGTGCCCAATGTTATCTCGTACAGTGTTCTTCTGAAAGGTTTTTGCAGTGAGAAGAAAATCCAGCAAGCGGTTGAGCTGCTTCAGTTCATGGCCAAAGAAGGAGGTGTCTGCACGCCCGATGTGGCATCGTATACTACGGTCATCGATGCTCTCTTTAAGGAGGGTGAACTGGCTAAAGCATGTGCTCTGTTCCACGACATGGTGCAGCAGGGGATTTCACCTTGTATTGTGACGTACAGCTGTATTATTCATGCACTATGCAAGGCCAGAGCAATGGACAAGGCAGAGATGTTCTTCCGACAGATGGTTGATAAAGGGGTTCATCCGGACAGTGTTATATACACTAGCATAATCCATGGATATTCCACTTTGGGTGAAGTAGATAAAGCATGTGATCTGTTCCATGAGATGGTGCAGCGGGGAGTGAAGCCAGATCTAGTCAGCTACTCGACTCTAATTGCTGCACATTCCAGATTAGGGCGGTTGGAAGATGCTATGCATGTATTCACTCAGATGATTGATCACGGAGTGCCACCTAATGAGGCTGTTTACTGCTGCTTGATTCAGGGCTTCTGTACTCATGGTGATTTGGTGAAAGTCAAGGAATTAGTTTCTGAGATGATCAGTAAAG GGTTGCTGGCAGAGGCAGATGATATCTTTTCTGCAATGGAGAAGAGTGGTTGTGCCCCAGACTCTAGACTGCTAAATACTGTGGCCAGGGCATTAGTGGGAAAAGGTGAAATAATCAGGGCTGCAAATTATCTTGCTAAAATTGATGAGAAAAATTTCTCACTTGAAGCTTCAACTATTGAGATGCTTATTTCTCTCTTCTTAAGAAAAGATGCATGGCAGGAACACATAAAATTGTTCCCTGAAAAGTATCAGTTTCTTATGGGAGTCTCCCACATTTGA